A part of Candidatus Babeliales bacterium genomic DNA contains:
- a CDS encoding methylated-DNA--[protein]-cysteine S-methyltransferase, with translation MITEKMKQEFYSALHEIPYDQTKSYADQANIIGNKFACRAVANANGANQIAIVIPCRRIINSNGDIGGYGGGIARKKMAS, from the coding sequence ATGATAACAGAAAAAATGAAACAAGAATTTTATAGTGCATTGCATGAAATTCCCTATGATCAAACAAAAAGTTATGCTGATCAAGCAAATATTATAGGCAATAAATTTGCATGTAGAGCTGTAGCAAATGCTAATGGGGCTAATCAAATTGCTATTGTCATTCCTTGTCGCCGCATTATCAATAGCAATGGAGATATTGGTGGATATGGCGGCGGTATTGCTCGTAAAAAAATGGCTTCTTGA
- a CDS encoding DNA alkylation repair protein yields the protein MTNKNDQIKSILTTSSTVAHDKQSYFFKTGIGSYAEHDQFIGVPVPALRAIAKKFLDLSRDELTKLFESAINEERLLALIILVQQYQKAQEANKNELYQFYMSNLKYVNNWNLVDASAHLIIGAHLLHKEKNILVALAQSNILWERRIAIISTWYFIRNSEFEWTFKIALLLLADTHDLIRKAVGWMLREAGKKNIQLLINFLDTYATRMPRTMLRYAIEKFPEHQRKLYLEVR from the coding sequence ATGACAAATAAAAATGATCAGATTAAATCAATTTTGACAACATCATCAACTGTAGCCCACGATAAGCAGAGCTATTTTTTTAAAACCGGCATAGGTAGTTATGCAGAGCATGATCAATTTATTGGTGTTCCTGTTCCTGCATTGCGTGCAATAGCAAAAAAATTTTTAGATTTATCTCGCGATGAACTTACGAAACTTTTTGAATCAGCAATTAATGAGGAAAGATTGTTAGCTCTGATTATTTTAGTGCAACAGTATCAAAAAGCTCAGGAGGCTAACAAAAATGAACTGTATCAATTTTACATGAGCAATTTGAAGTACGTTAATAATTGGAATCTTGTCGATGCATCAGCACATTTGATTATAGGTGCTCATTTGTTACATAAGGAGAAAAATATTCTTGTAGCATTAGCTCAGTCAAATATTCTATGGGAACGACGTATTGCAATTATTTCAACATGGTATTTTATACGTAATAGTGAATTTGAATGGACCTTTAAAATCGCCTTGCTGCTACTAGCTGATACGCATGATCTTATTCGTAAAGCTGTCGGCTGGATGTTGCGTGAAGCTGGTAAAAAAAATATACAATTGTTAATCAATTTTCTTGATACATATGCTACGCGCATGCCAAGAACAATGCTGCGCTATGCTATCGAAAAGTTTCCAGAACACCAAAGAAAATTATATTTGGAGGTTCGATAG
- a CDS encoding F0F1 ATP synthase subunit gamma has translation MDKLLHIDNIFKNFFEATAINLIPFNFTQISTEIMPPTEGYLWDESPAEILNTLAVQYIEAQLQHLIFQSLLSEHAARFISMDNSTRNANHLLNSTKLEYNK, from the coding sequence GTGGACAAATTATTGCATATCGATAATATATTCAAAAATTTCTTTGAAGCAACGGCAATCAACCTTATTCCATTCAACTTCACGCAAATATCTACTGAAATAATGCCGCCAACAGAAGGGTATCTGTGGGATGAATCACCAGCAGAAATTTTAAATACACTCGCTGTACAATATATTGAAGCTCAATTACAACATCTCATATTTCAATCATTACTCTCTGAGCATGCCGCGCGATTTATTTCTATGGACAACTCAACGCGTAATGCAAATCATTTATTAAACAGCACTAAATTAGAATATAATAAA